GGATAACCCACAGACTTACAGTAGAGTTGAGCACGTTGGCCCTCATTTTTATTCTCACTGCGCTTGTGGCCTGTGATCTCAGGAgcagctaaaataaaaacaccaaattaaCAATCAATcgtcagaaaataaaaaaacctatattatattatattatatgcaCATGCCATCCTGCATGATGTATGATTTAATATCAGCATACATGAAAGCAGCTACTTTACAGGGTGCAGATTATAAttattatgtatttgtttaaaaaatatattattatatatataaaaaaatatatttaaaaaaacaataaaaatattatgaCTTATTTATAGAGCACGTTTCAAGCTAGATGCACAAAGCACTTCTCTGAGTTAGGAGATAGAAGAAAGAAGTTAAGATAACAGAAATATGATTGGCATTAAAACAGCTGCAggggtaaataaataaatgaagtagAGAAATACAAAGATAAGAATACTCATAATAAAAGAGTACAGCATAGATACAATTGTAATTCCCCTGACATATTGAGCCATGATCAGGTAGTATTTTGTGGATTCTCTATATTACAAATATGTCATTAATCTGCCTGGcttcaagttttttttcctgtctgggaaaataaaaaatgcccCATTAAATAAGCGCAAATCTTCCCAGAATTCAGTTTTCCTCCATAGTGTTGCACGTGACAGCAAAAAAGGCTGACCAGATTTTGCTGTTCGGACATAATCCCTCACCATCAGACAAACAAGACACCATCTGCTGCCACTGAGCTGGGCATTGGTTAGATGGAGGTGTCAAGGGCAGCCAGCAGAGCCGTTGGAAATCGCAGGTCCTTCCTCGCATGACAGGTCTGCTAGGGCTCAAGGCCACACTGTGCCATTTTTATTGGTGACATTTCTAACGTGGCCTTGAAACTGACAGAAACGCCTGTAGTGtgcaaaaaatgacaaaataaaatagaaaaacaccTACATTTTACTTCAATGGTGGCATTGGCCGGAGGAGCCATCTCGAAGGTGAAGACGCACATGTACACTCCGGCATCATCTCCTCTTGGTTTGTTCAGCCTGCAgatcacaaacacacctcacGTGAACCCACATCAGGATGCTAAACTCTGTGTTTAACACTTCATCGCACGCTCACTCCTACCTGTACTCTGTGTTCCTATTAGTGGTGCGTGTTTCTGGGATCTCCTCCCCGTTCTTCATCCAGTAGCTCTCCTCGTGGACACCGTGGGCGCTGGTGAGGTTGCACTGCAGTGTGAAAGCGTCGCCTTCCACAGGAAGAGTGGTGTGCTCGGAGGTGGTGATTGACGGCTCTGCAAGGGAGAGACACGGATCAGGCGCGACAGGAGTGATGCTTGCTGGGACTCGTGGGTGAGGGGATGTTGGAAGATGTAAACAACGAGGGTTCAGGCAACCACCTCAGCCAaccacacacaataaaacacagggTTGCAAAGCGGGAGGACTTACTTCAGGCATCCACCGATCATCATGATGTAAACCTGTAGCATCATTACATTGTCAGGTTCATTGAATAGATAGTCTCAAACAGGAATTTACAGTGGAGAAAAGAACCCGTGGAACCAGTTTCTGTGCGGGATACAACTGAAATGCACAGATTTGTTACACTACTGGAATAGAGGTGCAGATCTAAACTTTCAGGgatatttttctaaatgttgATTGTTTTTCCAGCGAAAATAAGCTCAAATgctaaaaatatgatttaatctttaaattgtgtatttttctgctAGGCTTAACACAATGGATTCACCATTTATAAAAGAGGCACTCGTGCCAGTGAGGATGACTCAAGATGAAGGTCCATTCAGAAACTGTTGAGTTCCgtaaaaaaaacagaatctcTATTGTAACATACGCTTGTATGTGGGTGAAAAGCAACCTGTGGAAAATCCTCACTTGGATTAGCTTTTCAGCCATGAAGACCTGTTGATTCTGCTTAATCCTGATTATCTACATCTTGTTTGTACATGCAGACACCAGTGAACCTCTCAATCTGAGCAGTCCagtgaaaactgtattttttggTTTGGGTTGAAATCCAGTGTCTGAGCTTTGATACCAATAGCATACGCCCCCCCCCAGAAAAATATGTCTAAACCAGCTACTTTAACTATATAATTTTTTCATAAAATTAGCAAAAGTTTGATTATAACTCTGGAATGATGAGctagagaaaaagacacactgaagcCATTACCGAAGAAATACACTCTGTGGAAATGCATCTGTGACAAACAAAttagaagagaaaagaaaagcctaACTGACAGAGATAATCGctgaaataaaactttgttATGCTCAAGGTCACAGCAAACACTGGACAACCTTGTATATGTATGAACAGTTGGTCAGCAAAattaacatataaataaaacacgGTACGACACAAACAATAATAGCAGTAAGAATAATgataatcaaaatgtaaaatgatattGAATATGACGATTTTAAGCTCAGGAAAATGAGAAGATGAAAGCTACagggaaaggaaaatgaaggagaGGTGACTGGGCTCTACAGAACGTGGGCTGAGTGATACACTGAACTGAGGAATAAACACAATGTAAAACTCAGCTGTGCCGGTGGAAGAACCTCAACAGTTGGAGgtgttttccttcattttccacATCTCTAGAGGAGGATGGCACCTACGGAGGAAGCTAGCAGTCCTCTGGAGAGGTTTGAAGGGGGCTGAATCACACAGGGAGAGTTaaggggggaggtggggggttcTTCTACACTGACCACTCACTCTGCAGCACCGTTATAGTGGCCTGAGCACGGATCCAGGTGGTGGCTGGATTTTGGTGCAGGTCGTTACGTCGCGGGTCATTGCTGGCTCTGCACTCGTAAGTCCCTGCATCGTCCAGCGTGAGACGGGAGACACCCAGCACGCTCACGGCGTTGGTGCCGTAGGCTGTGCTGATGGACACTCGCCGCTTACGGGCACCGTCCCACAGCTGCCTGAAGGAATCGGCCCGGTTGATCTCAGAGTACCACCACTGGATTTCTGGGGTGGGGTTTCCCACCACATCACAGTACAGCTCAAAGGTGTCGCCCGTGAGCTTAGTCTCAGAAAGGGGTGATTTCACAAAGCCCGCTGGCGGTGGAGGATTAGGTGGCAGCATAAGTCCCAGAATAAAAGGGAAACAGGTGTAGGATGGAAGGACAAGAAAATAACAGAGTGAATTAAATGGGAAccagaaaaggaaagacaaaaagaaaagaagaaaatatgaaataaaccATAAGACACTgatagaaattattttaaaatgaaacaaaggttgatttaataaaaataaaataaaagatgagaaaatgtaaaatatgcagCCAACAATGATCTTCTTTATCAACTAATCTGTAAATTCATTTTCTTAATGAACtatgaaaaaaagtgaaaacatcacagtttACTAGAGCCCAAGCTGAAGTACAAAAATAGCTTCAGTTTGGCCAAACAACAGTTCAAATCCCAAATGTATTCAATTCCCTCGtcacagaagaggaagaaaaaaaagccagtaTTACAAAATGAATTGGAGCAAACAGAAGATGTTTTGCCCAAAATACCATAAAGCTAATTAGAGCAGTGTAATTTGGTCCGatacacaacataaaaatcGTCAAACCCAAAACAGTGAACTCAACATTAAAGTGCCAGTCGCGCAGAGTGACATTAACATTTTTGGcaagagaaagtgagagtgCGAGACAGAGAGGCGAGCTCAGATCTAAGCCATTATTGCTGCTATTCCGGGGAAGctttaattcaattcagctgGGATGTCCTTGCAGGGCTGCTCTCACTTGGTTTTGTCCAATTAATGGTATCCTATAAATCTGTGTCTTCCTCACACAGCGCTCACGTCCAGAAAGTCCTACAAGCGACCTTGCCATTTTCAGTGCATATTGTCTGTACAATGATGAAAACATTGTTTGTGCTCGGAGAGCCTTCAGAAGAGAACACAGAAACTGGGCAAACTGTGCCTCCCTGGATACAATGCAATAAAGGTGAAACAATTGATCATGGCTgcacagaggggaggaggaggaggaggaagaggggggctGTAGTCATAAGCACAGTCTATAGGCACTGTGGAGAGAACATGTGATTGAGAGGAGATTTATAGAAGCTGCAGCTTTGGGTCTCTGGGGAGCATGTGGGCGCATGGTGAAAGACCCCCCACTCCATTTCCATAGAAGCACTCTAAGGCAACAAAGTAGGAAGAGGACGAGACAGCCAACCAGACCAGGCAGGACAGACAATCGcgcattattatttatttatttgtttgtttcgtCTGGCCGACATTCTAATCTTGCTGTACGGCCCACAACTTGTTCAACAAGACCAGcacatttactgtacacacatacactcattgGTCAGTTTATAGCCAACTAAAAACTAAACACATTATGTACTGGTGAATAATGTGACCAGGACTGAAAGCCAACACCTCAGTTCTCAACGCAGAACTGCTGAGAGACAGATCCTGTCACCTCGGATCGTCTCGATGCGCAAAAAGTGCTG
This is a stretch of genomic DNA from Scatophagus argus isolate fScaArg1 chromosome 7, fScaArg1.pri, whole genome shotgun sequence. It encodes these proteins:
- the LOC124062223 gene encoding neuroplastin-like, with amino-acid sequence MLPPNPPPPAGFVKSPLSETKLTGDTFELYCDVVGNPTPEIQWWYSEINRADSFRQLWDGARKRRVSISTAYGTNAVSVLGVSRLTLDDAGTYECRASNDPRRNDLHQNPATTWIRAQATITVLQSEWSV